In Blastopirellula sediminis, the following proteins share a genomic window:
- a CDS encoding sugar phosphate isomerase/epimerase family protein: protein MPHSPLISRRGFHALTAGAIGAGLAGVSRAAENDASFHLNYMLPSCMYGYSKLEEILPEAKKIGATHIDVWPKVHGDQREQIEEMGEEKFAQLLQQNDVKLGCVTQYKLGPFGLQDEMRLAQRFGCQLMVTGGSGPKGLEGAELKKAVGDFLEKMKPHLEVAEETGVTIAIENHANNLIESPDSLRWLLELRPSKNLAIALAPYHLPQDEKFLAQLIHELADGLQMFYAWQHGDGAHDPIPTERQLLQMPGRGPLDFQPLIAALAAIQYQGWTEVFMHPVPRGVPILPTVSETTAEIVRGRNYLDHFVAQSAKGK, encoded by the coding sequence ATGCCCCACTCACCGCTTATCAGTCGTCGCGGCTTTCACGCGCTGACGGCCGGCGCGATCGGCGCTGGCTTGGCCGGCGTTAGTCGCGCCGCCGAGAACGACGCTTCGTTCCACTTGAACTACATGCTCCCTTCCTGCATGTATGGCTACTCGAAGCTGGAAGAGATCTTGCCCGAGGCGAAAAAGATCGGCGCGACGCATATTGACGTCTGGCCGAAGGTTCACGGCGATCAACGTGAACAAATCGAAGAAATGGGGGAAGAAAAGTTCGCCCAATTGCTTCAGCAGAACGACGTCAAGCTTGGCTGCGTTACGCAGTACAAGCTTGGCCCGTTCGGCTTACAAGATGAGATGCGGTTGGCCCAGCGCTTCGGTTGCCAACTGATGGTGACCGGCGGTTCCGGCCCCAAAGGCCTGGAAGGCGCCGAGCTAAAGAAAGCGGTCGGCGATTTTCTGGAGAAGATGAAGCCGCATCTCGAAGTCGCCGAGGAGACCGGCGTCACCATCGCGATCGAAAACCACGCCAACAACTTGATCGAGTCCCCCGACTCGCTCCGTTGGCTGCTGGAACTGCGTCCGTCGAAAAACCTGGCGATCGCTCTCGCTCCGTATCATTTGCCGCAGGACGAAAAGTTCCTCGCCCAGCTGATTCATGAGTTGGCCGACGGTTTGCAGATGTTCTACGCATGGCAACATGGGGACGGCGCCCATGATCCGATTCCGACCGAGCGGCAATTGTTGCAGATGCCTGGTCGCGGGCCGCTCGATTTCCAGCCGCTGATCGCCGCCCTGGCCGCGATACAATACCAAGGCTGGACCGAAGTTTTCATGCACCCCGTCCCCCGCGGCGTGCCGATTCTCCCCACCGTTTCAGAGACGACCGCCGAAATCGTTCGGGGTCGCAATTACTTGGACCACTTCGTCGCCCAGAGCGCCAAAGGGAAATAA